Below is a genomic region from Ignavibacteria bacterium.
CAAGGTTCTCTTCTTCTAATTCTGCAGAAAGAATTCCTCTTTGTTCTTTGATACCAAAATTTGACAAAGTGTTAGAAATAATTTTTGCTCGGTTTCCATTTTCAAGAGAGTCTGTGTCCATTTCGTAGCTTAGATGCATATAAGTATGTCCCTCATCCGAAAGCATCCAATGTTTGTCTATTTTTTTGAGAACAATCGCAAAAGAATCTCCATCATCAAATTGGAATGGAGTAAATACTCGATATCGGTCAACACCTTCAGAAAAAAATCGTATTTCTTTACAAACTTTTTCTTTGAATTCTTTTTCTACATGCTGTAGTTCCATTGTTATAACTGAAGTTTGATTTGTGTGGATATTGGCATAATTATATTGCAGTCTTGAATTCAACAATTCTGCTTTACTTAAAACCTTATCGTATCTCTCAAAAATAATTTGAGTTGATATTTGGACTTTCTTTGAAAGTATGCGAAAAGTTCGCATAAACTTAAATTCTCTTTCTTTTTAAATAAAATATGGCTGTGAATTTTTTTAAAAGCGAAGGAGTGCTCCTTAAAAATATCAAAAACATCTTCGGGTGCATGATGGGCTTCTTTATCTGCCCACCCATGAATTTCCATTAGAAAACGGACATTAGTTTGTTGAAGAAGTTTTTGCGATCCGTTGATTACGCGGTATTCGCCCCCTTCCACATCTATTTTTATAAAATCCGGAATTGTTGAATTTAGTAGCGAATCTAAGGTGATGCAGTTGACTGTTATTTCCTCCCAGTCAGGAGTTTTAGCATCATGAATTTCTCGGGTGAAAAGTCCTCCGCTTATATTGGAATTAGAAATAAAAAATTTGGTTTTTCCAATAGTATCGCTAACTGCGGCATAAATTACTTCAATTTTATTGGTTGATTCTTTTTCCCATTTTGCCGCCTGTTCCGACAATCTTTTATAGCGAACTGGGTCGGCTTCAATGGAAATAATTTTTCCATTTTGAATAAATTTGTTGGCATAGTAAGTATATTGCCCTAAACTGGCACCCACATCAATAAATGTTTTTACTCCAGAGAGCAGTTGTTGAAGCGATTGGATTTCTTTTTGTTCGTGAGAATGTTCCCCGAAATATTGTTCTTCAAGGATTTTGTAAATTTCTTCTGGTTTCATTTTTTATTTTAATGGATAAATTTTTAGGCAAAGATAGATTTTACTTACACAATAATCAAAACAATTTTACCTTTGCTAAAGCAATAAAAGTCAATCCATTATTTCCCATTTCTTCATTTATAGATGCTGAAATTCTATTTTAATAAACTGTTCCATTCTCCCACCTTGAACACTTGGGCGAGTTTTGCCGCCAAATCATTAAGTTTAGTTATTGTTTCCCAATCTAACGTTTCTTTTACTTTTGAAGGAAATAACACAAACGAACTATCTGGCTCTTTTAAATCTAACTTTATGACACCTATGCCAAACGAAGAACTTAATCTTTTCAGTTCATTTAAGAATTCTGGATTTTCCAGTATCTCGGCTGCGGTGGCGTTGCAGGATTTGAAAGATTGGAACAGATTGAAAAAACGCTTCTCGTAAATTATCAAAACTTAGTTTCTTCTTCAATTCAAAAGAAAAAATTTGAAGTGCGATATTTCCTACCGAAGAACTAAGTTTAAATACTTCTGGGTTTTTCCATTCTTCAGTTGGAAATCTACAACCTACTATATCTGGATGTTGCCATTCTCCAAACTCCTTTTTGCGGAAGTACTATGATTTGTTTTGCAGTAACAATTCAAATACAAACTGGCTTTCTTCTTTGTTTTCATTTATATCTTTATAGATTAAAGCAGATAGCGTCGCAATAGGAGTTTTTCCTTCGCTTCCAAGTTCTTTATCGTACCCTTTTTGTATGCGACATCCCAAATCTCATCAGCGGAAAGTGCCTTTTTAGTTTCTTTCAAAACTTTCAGAATTAATTGCTCAAAAGTTAGTGCCATAAAATTATTTGGAAAGGTTTAATTATATGAAATCATTTGCCTTAATCGAATAGTAATTTTTATTAAGTTCTTTTTCTTCAATTTCATAATCTTCTTCAGCTAATTCAGTGTCTATTTCATTAGAAAGTTTTTGAATTTCTTCTTTGCACTTTTCAACGCTATCAAATATTCCAATACTTTGATCGTACACTCGCGTATCTGGATTATATAAATAAATGTTATAGAGTTTCATTGCATATGGGCTTAATCTTGTGGTTATAATATCAATTTTTTTTTCTAACAGATTATTATTTCGCTTGCAATTCCAGTTTCCCTTTCGGAACAATACTCAACACAACGCGTTTATTCATATCGAGATATTTTTTTGTAGCGTTTTGAATGTCGTTTGCCGTTGTCGTTTCGTAGCGTTGTAAATCTTCGTTGAATCGTCCGGGATTTCCGAAAAATGTATTGTAGAAATTGAGTTTATCCGTTTTACTTCCAAATCCGCCGACGTTTTGCAATCCGTAAATAAAACTCGCGCGAATACTATTTTTTGAACGTTGCAATTCTCTTGCTTCAATTCCTTCGCGTTTTATTTTTTCGAGTTCGATGTTCACCGCTTGTTCCATTTCTGAAAGCGTATATCCTTCTTTCGCCGTTACAATAATTCCGAAATCTCCCGAAAGCGCATTGCCATCTTGAAACGCGGAAACATCTTGCGCAATTTGTTTTTCATACACAAGCGATTTATACAAGCGCGAATTTTTTCCGCTCGATAAAATATCGGAAAGCAACGCAAGAGACGCATCGTCGTTTTCGTACATCGAAGTCGAAAGCCAAAACATATACAAACGCGGAAGCTGCACGTTGTCTTCAAGCACCATTCGCTTGGTTTCATTGAGCGAAACGTTAGTTGGTTGCGGTCGAGGAATTTCTTTTCCGCGCGGAATACTTCCAAAATATTTTTCGACAAGTTGTTTTGTTTTCGCAATGTCAATATCGCCGCCAATCACGAGACTTGCATTATTCGGCGCATAATAAATTCGGAAAAAATCTTTCACATCATCGAGCGACGCGGCGGTTAAATCTTCTTGCGAACCAATAGGAAGCCAATTGTACGGAACTCCCTGCGGATACAATGCATCGAACAATTTCATCCACGACATTCCATACGGCTGATTTTCGTACGATTGTCTGCGTTCATTTTTTACAACATCACGTTGCAAATCTAATCTATCCTGCGTAATTCCGGGAAGCAAAAATCCCATTCTGTCGGATTCGAGCCACAGCACCGGTTCCAAATTATTCGACGGAACAACTGACCAATAATTCGTTGCATCAAAACCTGTTGAGCCGTTATTTTGTCCGCCGGAACCATCAACGATTTGGTCGTATTGTCCATCGCGTACGTTTTCGCTTCCTTCAAACATCAAATGCTCGAACAAATGCGCAAATCCCGTGCGACCGAGTTTTTCATTTGCGCCTCCGACGTGATACCAAATATTCACTGACACAATCGGAACCGTGTGGTCTTCGTGCAAAACAACTTGCAAGCCGTTTGCGAGTTCATATTTTTCAAAAGGAATGTTGAGACTTGTCCCGAACTGGTTTCGGGATTGGGAAATGGAATTGGACATTGTTCCGAGTAAAAGAAAAATTGTGAGAAAAAAGAATTTCATTATTATTTTTTGTGAACTATATTCTAATCTGTAATAGAACACTGATGACACGAATTAGACTGATATTCACTGATTTTATCCGTTTAAATCTGTTGCATCTGCGTTATCTGTGTTCTATTTACTAATTCAAAAGAAAAATTATTTATACTCCCTCAAAAACTCCAACCGCTTTTGCAATTTCTTTTTCGGAATGAGGAGTTTATCTTTTCCGAACACAGCATCTTCCATTTTATCGAAGACAAGTTCGTATTCATCGCTCATTACGATTGCTTCTTCGGGACACGCTTCTTCGCAAAAGCCACAGAATATACAGCGCAGCATATTGATTTCAAACTTGACGGGATAACGCTCTTTATCGTATTGCGGCGTTTCGCTTGCTTGCACTTCGATTGCTAATGCGGGACACACGCGTGCGCACAAACCACACGCAACGCAACGCTCGGTTCCGTTTTCTTCCTGCACGAGAACAGGTCTTCCGCGAAATGATGGCGGCGGAGTCCATCGTTCTTCGGGATATTGGCGCGTAAATTTTTTCCCGAACATTTTTCCAAACGTAAGCACTAATCCTTTTGCGATTTCGGGAATGTATGTACGCTGCAAGAAAGAAAGATTCTCGCGGCGAATTTGCGGTGTAAGTTTTTGTCCGTTGTTATTCATAAAAAAGTAATTTGTAATTCGTCATTAATAATTTGTAAATCGAGAACTACAAATTGAATGCGTTCCGAAACGCTTCATTGTAAAATTTCTGAAAATTGAATTGTCGTTGTGTTCATAGTTATATGCTATGAAAATCCGCGACTAATATAATGCGTTTTGACGAAGAAAGAAACTTTTGAATCTCACTTCAATGTCATTGTCTTCGATTTTGCGTGAAGTGCAGATTTTCTCACGCGCCATTCTACTGGTGTAAATTTTGAATCAAGTAACCATTCAAAAACTTGAAATGATTTTGATTTTGTAATTTGCAACGTTGTATTCTCTTTCGAGCAATTCCACGTTTGTGTTTCGCCGGAAAGTGCAACGGCAATATGCTGGCGTTGTCCGTATTTCCGTGTAATGAATACTCTTGCACGTTTTCAATTTCCGCAATGTATTTAATGCTGTTCAATTCTGCTATGCTTCCTGCAAAGTTTTAATGTCAATTTTTTTTATTTGCATTAACGCTTTCATCGCATGCTGACTTATTTCAAAATCAGTATTGTTCATCAATTCTCCCAACGCATCGTGATTTGTTTCCACCTTCTGTAAGTCTGTTCCAAAAAATAATCCACGTCATCTTCTCCGTAACGTGCAACATTCAAGATTTTTGAATCTTTGAATATGGACGTATAAAAATTTACTGCTGCTTCAGCATTATTGCCGAACCCAAGAAATGGTGTTATTTTTTGGTGATGCATAAGTTAGTATTTGAAATTTGACTAACGAATTGTTGAAATTATTGAGTC
It encodes:
- a CDS encoding FkbM family methyltransferase, producing MKPEEIYKILEEQYFGEHSHEQKEIQSLQQLLSGVKTFIDVGASLGQYTYYANKFIQNGKIISIEADPVRYKRLSEQAAKWEKESTNKIEVIYAAVSDTIGKTKFFISNSNISGGLFTREIHDAKTPDWEEITVNCITLDSLLNSTIPDFIKIDVEGGEYRVINGSQKLLQQTNVRFLMEIHGWADKEAHHAPEDVFDIFKEHSFAFKKIHSHILFKKKENLSLCELFAYFQRKSKYQLKLFLRDTIRF
- a CDS encoding insulinase family protein encodes the protein MSNSISQSRNQFGTSLNIPFEKYELANGLQVVLHEDHTVPIVSVNIWYHVGGANEKLGRTGFAHLFEHLMFEGSENVRDGQYDQIVDGSGGQNNGSTGFDATNYWSVVPSNNLEPVLWLESDRMGFLLPGITQDRLDLQRDVVKNERRQSYENQPYGMSWMKLFDALYPQGVPYNWLPIGSQEDLTAASLDDVKDFFRIYYAPNNASLVIGGDIDIAKTKQLVEKYFGSIPRGKEIPRPQPTNVSLNETKRMVLEDNVQLPRLYMFWLSTSMYENDDASLALLSDILSSGKNSRLYKSLVYEKQIAQDVSAFQDGNALSGDFGIIVTAKEGYTLSEMEQAVNIELEKIKREGIEARELQRSKNSIRASFIYGLQNVGGFGSKTDKLNFYNTFFGNPGRFNEDLQRYETTTANDIQNATKKYLDMNKRVVLSIVPKGKLELQAK
- the nuoI gene encoding NADH-quinone oxidoreductase subunit NuoI — encoded protein: MNNNGQKLTPQIRRENLSFLQRTYIPEIAKGLVLTFGKMFGKKFTRQYPEERWTPPPSFRGRPVLVQEENGTERCVACGLCARVCPALAIEVQASETPQYDKERYPVKFEINMLRCIFCGFCEEACPEEAIVMSDEYELVFDKMEDAVFGKDKLLIPKKKLQKRLEFLREYK